In Fibrobacter sp. UWB2, one DNA window encodes the following:
- a CDS encoding TIGR02147 family protein, whose translation MKSVFEYRDYREYMRDFYENRKRCSAFTWREFAKLAGFSSSGFLKLVCDGKTRLSKVAVEKVLPAMNLSGAQADYFRALVEFCDSARSEVRQVAFERMMKIAQENKIDFLEAKSFEYFSSWANPALRELAPIMKGATPLEMGHALVPAISAAEARESLELQESLGLLKKDECGNYVQTSEGVSSSREVISATVVNMQKQYAHLAVESLERYTREYRHISGMTMGLDREAYERLAAELDVFRKKVVEILSNVKSYDRVYRMNLQLFPLSKQVGEKNEKD comes from the coding sequence ATGAAATCCGTTTTTGAATATAGAGATTACCGCGAATACATGCGAGACTTTTACGAGAACCGTAAAAGGTGTTCCGCATTTACGTGGCGCGAGTTTGCGAAACTTGCTGGTTTCTCTTCGTCGGGATTTTTGAAACTTGTTTGCGATGGCAAAACGCGACTTTCAAAAGTTGCGGTTGAAAAAGTCTTGCCTGCAATGAACTTGTCTGGCGCGCAGGCTGATTATTTCCGTGCGTTGGTTGAATTTTGCGATTCCGCTCGCTCTGAAGTCCGTCAAGTCGCTTTTGAACGGATGATGAAAATTGCGCAAGAAAACAAGATTGATTTTTTAGAGGCAAAGTCGTTTGAATATTTTTCGTCGTGGGCAAACCCGGCACTCAGGGAACTAGCCCCGATTATGAAGGGCGCAACGCCTCTTGAAATGGGACATGCTCTTGTGCCTGCCATTTCTGCTGCCGAAGCTCGTGAATCATTGGAACTTCAGGAATCGCTTGGGCTCTTGAAAAAAGATGAATGCGGAAATTACGTGCAAACAAGCGAAGGTGTTTCGAGCTCTCGTGAAGTAATCTCCGCGACGGTCGTCAACATGCAAAAGCAATATGCGCATTTGGCGGTTGAATCCCTAGAACGCTACACGCGAGAATACCGCCACATTTCGGGCATGACGATGGGGCTTGACCGAGAAGCGTATGAGCGCCTAGCCGCAGAACTTGATGTATTCCGCAAAAAAGTAGTGGAAATTTTATCAAACGTGAAAAGTTACGATCGCGTTTATCGAATGAATTTACAGCTCTTTCCATTGAGCAAACAAGTTGGAGAAAAAAATGAAAAAGATTAA
- the hisB gene encoding imidazoleglycerol-phosphate dehydratase HisB yields MRSSKISRKTSETDIQLFLNLDDCSRGKISSGSGFLDHMLNLFQVHGGFHLDLTCKGDTEVDMHHSMEDIAIVLGQALVECLGDKKGIERYGFYFVPMDEALSRVCIDFSNRIGFVWNVKLPAATAGGIEASMFEHFFKSLCENARMNLHVELFYGNDNHHCLESIFKAFARAVAMAVAPSRNVKGVPSSKGVL; encoded by the coding sequence ATGCGTTCTTCTAAGATTTCTCGCAAGACGAGTGAAACCGACATTCAACTTTTCTTGAATCTGGACGATTGCTCTAGAGGCAAGATTAGCTCGGGCTCGGGCTTCTTGGATCACATGCTGAATTTGTTCCAAGTGCATGGCGGGTTCCATCTCGATTTGACCTGCAAGGGCGATACCGAAGTCGATATGCACCACAGCATGGAAGACATCGCCATCGTGCTTGGCCAGGCTCTCGTAGAATGCCTCGGCGACAAGAAGGGCATCGAACGTTATGGCTTTTACTTTGTCCCGATGGACGAAGCCTTGAGCCGCGTGTGCATCGACTTTAGCAATCGCATCGGCTTTGTCTGGAACGTGAAGCTCCCGGCTGCAACCGCAGGCGGAATCGAAGCTAGCATGTTCGAACACTTCTTCAAGAGCCTCTGCGAAAATGCTCGCATGAACTTGCACGTGGAACTCTTCTATGGCAATGACAACCATCACTGCCTAGAATCCATCTTCAAGGCTTTTGCACGTGCTGTTGCTATGGCTGTTGCTCCTTCCCGCAATGTGAAGGGCGTCCCCAGCAGCAAGGGTGTGCTATAA
- a CDS encoding outer membrane beta-barrel protein yields the protein MLFGKMMRVAALVLSLVGVAESIAAADKPLQFGTHLSLSKVNEITDAPWGVYADGVGSGATLSFDALYPFSTRFALHPSIGLDYRYFVSDDQQMGVSSCDCGGNSSWEGKNKDYLLYVEIPVLAQFQIPKIFYFEAGPVFDFLLMRKSEFYIPKEHRQDKCHDDRFFGAGLSVGFGHEFSFGLFVDVHLSYQLTDVVTVDKTCGSYTISGGSSRTDNTTGIEVVEKEFEYIDENMVGSYYLFNKIQLGVGYWF from the coding sequence ATGTTGTTTGGAAAAATGATGCGGGTTGCCGCGCTTGTCCTGTCGCTGGTCGGCGTAGCTGAATCGATTGCTGCGGCTGATAAGCCTTTGCAATTTGGAACTCACTTGAGCCTGAGTAAAGTTAACGAAATTACCGATGCTCCATGGGGCGTTTATGCGGATGGCGTCGGTTCTGGCGCAACTCTTTCGTTTGATGCGCTGTACCCGTTTTCGACTCGTTTTGCGCTGCATCCTTCCATCGGGTTGGACTACCGCTATTTTGTTTCGGACGATCAGCAAATGGGTGTAAGCAGTTGCGATTGTGGCGGAAACAGTTCTTGGGAAGGGAAGAATAAAGACTATCTGCTTTATGTAGAAATCCCCGTACTAGCGCAGTTTCAAATTCCAAAAATATTTTATTTCGAGGCAGGGCCGGTTTTTGACTTTTTGCTTATGCGAAAAAGTGAATTCTATATCCCGAAAGAACATCGGCAAGACAAATGCCACGATGACCGCTTTTTCGGAGCTGGCCTATCTGTAGGTTTTGGACACGAATTTTCGTTTGGTCTCTTTGTCGATGTACACTTGTCGTATCAATTGACCGATGTCGTGACGGTTGATAAAACTTGCGGCAGCTACACTATTTCTGGAGGGAGTAGCCGTACGGACAATACGACTGGAATCGAAGTTGTCGAAAAGGAATTCGAATATATCGACGAAAACATGGTCGGTTCGTATTACCTGTTCAACAAAATCCAGCTTGGCGTAGGCTACTGGTTTTAA
- a CDS encoding helix-turn-helix transcriptional regulator: MIQLEEKNPNERLGDFLARVRESQGLSIEDLSERTKISVKMLHFIESSDWKSLPVEAYVRSYLNSVSSKLGLDTKAILKMYAEEVGSSYEVREAEPIKNIAPMTDEEKKPRSKAVPVAIVIILALFIVALHFVTKGKTTSDDGANPPAVVAAEDSTEVNQDMPEGAIKVPVDSIKDEKNEKVTQAEVDKAVKKAENLPASATIFISSTSKKDTATVTGPVSDNGRTRIELVGSGEMRSWVGIKRDEDDDDFVKEANIATVDNKLVYTASGTLYIVIGEPRAIGKMYLNGVETPVPVPKFGRVARFSVYDGRVLK; encoded by the coding sequence ATGATTCAGTTGGAAGAGAAAAATCCAAACGAACGCCTTGGTGATTTTTTGGCCCGCGTTCGCGAATCTCAGGGACTTTCTATCGAAGATCTTTCCGAGCGCACAAAAATCTCGGTGAAGATGCTTCACTTTATTGAATCGAGTGATTGGAAGTCCTTGCCGGTTGAAGCTTACGTCCGCAGCTATTTGAATTCCGTGAGCTCAAAGCTTGGCCTGGATACAAAGGCTATCCTTAAAATGTATGCCGAAGAAGTGGGCTCGAGCTATGAAGTCCGCGAGGCTGAACCCATCAAGAATATCGCTCCGATGACGGACGAAGAAAAGAAGCCGCGTAGCAAGGCTGTGCCTGTCGCCATCGTAATTATCTTGGCTCTTTTCATTGTGGCTCTTCATTTTGTGACTAAGGGCAAAACGACTTCTGACGATGGCGCCAATCCGCCGGCGGTGGTCGCTGCCGAAGACTCTACGGAAGTCAATCAGGACATGCCTGAAGGCGCAATCAAGGTCCCGGTAGATTCCATCAAGGATGAAAAGAACGAGAAAGTGACGCAGGCCGAAGTCGACAAGGCTGTGAAAAAGGCTGAAAATCTTCCGGCATCAGCAACAATTTTTATCTCTTCGACGTCCAAGAAAGATACGGCGACGGTGACGGGGCCGGTTTCGGATAACGGTCGCACTCGCATAGAACTTGTCGGTTCCGGCGAAATGCGTTCTTGGGTCGGCATCAAGCGCGACGAAGACGATGATGATTTTGTGAAAGAAGCGAACATTGCAACGGTGGACAACAAGCTTGTCTATACTGCTAGCGGTACGCTCTACATTGTGATTGGTGAACCGCGTGCCATTGGCAAGATGTACTTGAACGGCGTGGAAACTCCGGTTCCTGTGCCGAAGTTTGGCCGTGTGGCTCGCTTCAGTGTTTATGACGGTCGTGTCCTTAAATAA